From the Hyphomicrobium sp. ghe19 genome, one window contains:
- a CDS encoding aspartate carbamoyltransferase catalytic subunit has protein sequence MTSKSNTNALKVFPRRHLLTCEGLSANEINFLLDLADKNADHIRNNGRKRDVLAGRTIINLFFESSTRTQASFEMAGKRLSADVMNMNVATSSVTKGETLIDTAVTLNAMRPDIIVVRHHAAGAVELLSQKVDCSVINAGDGAHQHPTQALLDALTIRRAKGRIAGLTVAICGDIVHSRVARSNINVLNALGARVRLIAPTTLLPSSPERLGCEVFTDMWKGIEGVDIVMMLRLQRERMDASYVPSTREFFHFFGLDHEKLARAKPDALVMHPGPMNRGVEIASTVADHSKSVIREQVEMGVAVRMAVLEALSAHLPGFAEDAR, from the coding sequence ATGACATCCAAATCGAATACCAATGCGCTGAAAGTTTTTCCGCGCCGCCACCTGCTGACCTGCGAGGGTCTGTCGGCTAACGAAATCAATTTCTTGCTCGACCTCGCGGACAAGAATGCGGATCACATCCGCAATAACGGCCGCAAGCGCGACGTCCTCGCCGGCCGAACGATCATCAACCTCTTCTTCGAATCGTCGACGCGAACCCAAGCCTCGTTCGAAATGGCGGGGAAGCGGTTGAGCGCCGACGTGATGAACATGAACGTCGCGACGTCGTCGGTCACGAAGGGCGAGACGCTCATCGATACCGCCGTGACGCTGAACGCGATGCGCCCGGACATCATCGTCGTCCGCCATCATGCAGCGGGTGCGGTCGAGCTTCTGTCTCAGAAGGTCGATTGCTCTGTCATCAACGCCGGCGACGGCGCGCACCAGCATCCGACGCAGGCCCTTCTCGACGCACTGACCATCCGCCGGGCCAAAGGCCGTATCGCCGGTCTGACGGTCGCGATCTGCGGCGACATCGTCCACTCGCGGGTCGCCAGATCCAATATCAACGTCTTGAATGCGCTCGGCGCCCGCGTGCGGCTCATCGCGCCGACGACCTTGCTGCCGTCATCTCCGGAGCGCCTCGGCTGCGAAGTCTTCACCGACATGTGGAAAGGGATCGAAGGCGTCGACATCGTCATGATGCTCCGCCTCCAACGCGAACGGATGGACGCTTCATACGTCCCCTCGACCCGCGAATTCTTCCATTTCTTCGGGCTCGATCACGAGAAGCTGGCCCGCGCCAAACCCGACGCCCTCGTCATGCATCCCGGTCCGATGAACCGCGGCGTAGAAATCGCCTCGACCGTCGCCGACCATTCCAAAAGTGTTATCCGCGAACAGGTTGAAATGGGCGTTGCCGTCAGAATGGCCGTACTCGAAGCGCTATCGGCGCACCTTCCGGGCTTCGCGGAGGACGCCCGATGA
- the plsY gene encoding glycerol-3-phosphate 1-O-acyltransferase PlsY, whose amino-acid sequence MSSLLPLAVLTDSGSPLAIALALLIGYVLGSIPFGLLLTRAAGLGDIRSIGSGNIGATNVLRTGNKGLAAATLLLDAAKGAVAVLIARHFLGETPAMLAGLAAFIGHIFPVWLGFKGGKGVATYLGVLIALAWQCAAVFAVLWLSVAALTRISSLAAIVATVAAPVAAWISGDSVLATVVTLMSLIVLVKHRANIERLIAGEEPSIGSKP is encoded by the coding sequence ATGAGCTCCTTGTTACCTTTGGCAGTGCTGACGGACAGCGGCTCGCCGCTTGCAATCGCGCTCGCACTGCTCATCGGATACGTGCTGGGATCGATCCCGTTCGGCCTGCTCCTCACCCGTGCTGCGGGGCTTGGTGACATCCGCAGCATCGGCTCCGGCAATATCGGCGCGACCAATGTTCTGCGAACCGGCAACAAAGGTCTCGCCGCGGCGACACTTCTTCTCGACGCCGCGAAGGGTGCCGTCGCCGTGCTCATTGCGAGACATTTTCTGGGCGAGACGCCCGCGATGCTCGCAGGTCTAGCAGCCTTCATCGGCCACATCTTTCCCGTCTGGCTCGGATTTAAAGGTGGCAAGGGCGTCGCGACATACCTCGGCGTCTTGATTGCGCTCGCATGGCAATGCGCCGCCGTCTTTGCCGTGCTTTGGTTGTCTGTCGCTGCACTGACGCGAATATCTTCTCTCGCGGCAATCGTCGCCACGGTCGCCGCGCCCGTCGCCGCGTGGATATCGGGAGACTCCGTTCTGGCGACGGTTGTCACACTTATGAGCCTCATCGTTCTCGTCAAGCATCGCGCCAACATCGAACGCCTGATCGCGGGAGAGGAGCCGAGCATTGGCTCCAAGCCCTGA
- a CDS encoding DUF983 domain-containing protein produces MLDTAGNIPVANDGTDRNVWRALGRGWNQKCPSCGEGKLYGKYLKVNDLCPACGTELFHQRADDAPPYFVMTITAHVIVAGIIIVERLYSPPTWVQLAIWMPALVLLSLWLLPRVKGSLVGYQWALRMHGFGGPNSDEPEEWPPSPPAAS; encoded by the coding sequence ATGCTCGATACCGCAGGCAACATCCCCGTCGCAAACGATGGCACAGATCGAAATGTCTGGCGGGCATTGGGCCGCGGCTGGAATCAGAAGTGCCCGAGCTGCGGCGAGGGAAAGCTTTACGGCAAATATCTGAAGGTCAATGACCTCTGCCCGGCTTGCGGAACTGAACTTTTCCATCAGCGCGCTGACGACGCTCCGCCCTATTTCGTCATGACGATCACTGCGCACGTCATCGTCGCGGGCATCATCATTGTCGAGCGTCTCTATTCACCGCCGACGTGGGTCCAGCTTGCGATCTGGATGCCCGCGCTCGTGCTGCTGAGCTTATGGCTGTTGCCGCGCGTGAAGGGATCACTCGTCGGATATCAGTGGGCCCTTCGCATGCATGGCTTCGGAGGCCCGAATTCGGACGAGCCCGAAGAATGGCCGCCGTCACCGCCCGCCGCCTCCTGA
- the dprA gene encoding DNA-processing protein DprA: protein MAPSPDEPHLFRPAPLPTAELSDEERLACLRLIRSENVGPVTFRDLINHYGGATKALEALPALSRRGGSGRTIRICPQADAERELEAARRISATPLFTIEPNYPALLARIEAPPPMLYIKGNHELLNVPAVAIVGSRQCSAAGVQLTRLFAGQLAEAGFVIVSGLARGIDRAAHETTLKSGTVAVVAGGIDWIYPPEHAELQARIGNEGCLVTERPPGLQPRDKDFPRRNRIIAGLVNGVVIVEAAARSGTLVTARYANDLGREVFAIPGHPLDPRAEGTNRLIKQGATLVTEAAEVVEILRPILGLEERRYDYALPVEPPAAEPASAKPSAPELAPEDVSKAVLSALGPAPVTVDAIARNAGLTIQAVQIALLELDLGGRIERQGHSLVALKAV from the coding sequence TTGGCTCCAAGCCCTGACGAGCCGCACCTTTTCCGTCCAGCGCCGTTGCCGACGGCAGAGCTTTCCGATGAGGAGAGACTGGCCTGTCTGAGGTTGATCAGATCTGAGAACGTCGGACCGGTAACCTTCCGTGATCTCATCAATCACTACGGCGGCGCCACGAAAGCGCTCGAAGCCCTGCCCGCACTTTCCCGGCGAGGCGGCTCCGGCCGGACGATCCGGATCTGCCCGCAAGCCGACGCGGAGCGCGAACTCGAAGCAGCCCGGCGGATAAGCGCGACGCCCCTCTTCACGATTGAGCCGAACTATCCGGCTCTTCTCGCCCGTATCGAAGCCCCGCCGCCGATGCTCTACATCAAAGGCAATCATGAGCTTCTGAACGTTCCGGCAGTCGCGATCGTCGGATCGCGGCAATGCTCGGCGGCCGGCGTACAGCTGACCCGCCTCTTCGCGGGCCAGCTCGCAGAAGCTGGCTTCGTCATTGTCTCCGGCCTCGCGCGCGGCATCGATCGGGCCGCGCATGAGACGACGTTGAAAAGCGGCACCGTCGCCGTTGTCGCCGGCGGCATAGATTGGATCTATCCGCCCGAACATGCCGAATTGCAGGCTCGCATCGGAAATGAAGGCTGCCTGGTCACCGAGCGCCCGCCGGGCCTACAGCCAAGGGACAAGGACTTTCCGCGCCGAAACCGGATCATCGCAGGGCTGGTCAATGGCGTCGTCATCGTGGAGGCCGCGGCGCGTTCCGGTACCCTCGTAACGGCCCGCTACGCCAATGACCTCGGCCGTGAGGTCTTCGCCATCCCCGGGCATCCTCTGGATCCCCGCGCCGAAGGCACAAACCGCCTGATCAAGCAGGGTGCAACGCTCGTCACCGAAGCCGCGGAGGTGGTAGAAATTCTTCGCCCCATCCTGGGCCTCGAAGAACGCCGTTACGATTATGCGCTGCCCGTGGAGCCGCCGGCAGCCGAACCAGCCTCAGCGAAACCGTCGGCGCCGGAGCTGGCCCCGGAAGACGTCTCGAAAGCCGTCCTCTCGGCACTCGGACCAGCCCCCGTCACCGTCGACGCCATCGCGCGCAACGCCGGTTTGACAATCCAAGCGGTTCAAATTGCCCTCCTTGAGCTCGATCTCGGAGGCCGGATCGAGCGGCAGGGACATAGCCTCGTCGCACTGAAAGCCGTCTAG
- the topA gene encoding type I DNA topoisomerase: MNVVIVESAAKAKTINKYLGSGYKVIASYGHVRDLPAKDGSVEPDQDFAMHWEVDPKSQKIMREIADALKKADKLILATDPDREGEAISWHILQILNQKKALNKNTEVERVAFNAITKQSILAALKEPRKIDEPLVDAYLARRALDYLVGFTLSPVLWRKLPGSRSAGRVQSVALRLVCDREAEIEAFKTDEYWTIEALLSTAKGEDVRSRLVAIDGTTLKKLDIKDEATATAIRKALIGQNFRVASVEKKATKRNPFPPFTTSTLQMDASRKLGFSAKQTMQIAQRLYEGVDIGGETVGLITYMRTDGVQIVPEAVGHIRDVISAEYGKNYTPFAREYKTKAKNAQEAHEAIRPTDPRRKPDQVRKYLEKDQAALYDLIWKRAISSQMAPADIEQTAAEIEVKGADGKAYGMRANGSVLMFDGFLKVYEEGRDDRVLTIPKGKDDPADDDSENRRLPALAVGDQLKDKEVSADQHFTQPPPRFSEATLVKRMEELGIGRPSTYASTMAVLVDRDYVRIEKKRLVPEDKGRLVIAFLESFFKKYVEFDFTAELEEKLDLISNNELAYKDVLRDFWRDFMAAVGEIKDLRVGDVLEALNEMLGPHVFPDKGDGSDPRLCPKCGSGRLSLKISGKYGAFIGCGNYPECNYTRQLTQSADGDANALDGKVLGYNDEGVAVTLRTGRFGPYIQLGEAAGDEKPKRSSIPKGIDAATLDFEKALQLLSLPREVGQHPDEGGAITAGLGRFGPFIVHENDGAKTYVNLESIEDVLTIGLNRAVTLIAEKRAGGGKSRFQRNAPKVLKDLGAHPSEGGAVQVLEGRYGPYVTHNKVNATVPRAKDPASLTMDEAVSLLAERVANGGGKKSKPARAAKPKATKAAKPDKAESAAPVERKAAKPAAAKKPAAAKKPAKAAAPAKKLARAKA, encoded by the coding sequence ATGAACGTCGTCATCGTCGAATCCGCCGCTAAGGCCAAGACGATCAATAAATATTTGGGCTCAGGCTACAAGGTCATCGCGTCCTACGGGCACGTGCGCGACCTGCCTGCGAAGGACGGCTCTGTCGAGCCCGACCAAGATTTCGCGATGCACTGGGAAGTGGATCCGAAGTCCCAGAAGATCATGCGCGAGATCGCCGACGCGCTCAAAAAAGCCGACAAACTGATCCTCGCGACCGACCCTGATCGCGAAGGCGAAGCCATTTCCTGGCACATCCTCCAAATTCTCAATCAGAAAAAGGCTCTGAATAAGAATACCGAGGTTGAGCGGGTCGCCTTCAACGCCATCACCAAGCAATCGATCCTCGCCGCGCTCAAGGAGCCGCGCAAGATCGACGAACCCCTGGTTGACGCCTATTTGGCGCGCCGCGCCCTCGATTATCTCGTCGGCTTTACGCTCTCCCCCGTGCTCTGGCGGAAGCTGCCCGGCTCCCGGTCGGCCGGCCGCGTGCAGTCCGTCGCCCTACGTCTCGTCTGCGACCGCGAGGCCGAGATCGAGGCCTTCAAAACCGACGAATACTGGACGATCGAGGCGCTCCTCTCGACTGCCAAGGGCGAAGACGTCAGATCCCGCCTTGTCGCCATCGATGGAACGACGCTCAAGAAGCTCGACATCAAGGACGAAGCGACGGCGACTGCCATCAGGAAAGCGCTGATCGGCCAGAATTTCCGCGTCGCGTCGGTCGAGAAGAAAGCCACGAAGCGCAATCCCTTCCCGCCGTTTACGACGTCGACATTGCAGATGGACGCGTCTCGTAAGCTTGGCTTCTCAGCGAAGCAGACGATGCAGATTGCCCAGCGCCTCTATGAAGGTGTCGATATCGGCGGCGAGACCGTCGGCCTCATCACCTATATGCGAACGGACGGCGTCCAGATCGTGCCGGAAGCGGTCGGCCATATCCGCGACGTGATTTCTGCCGAGTACGGCAAGAACTACACGCCCTTCGCACGCGAATACAAAACCAAGGCCAAGAACGCCCAGGAAGCGCACGAGGCCATCCGCCCGACCGACCCGCGCCGCAAGCCCGATCAGGTTCGCAAATACCTCGAAAAGGATCAGGCCGCTCTTTATGATCTGATCTGGAAGCGCGCCATCTCGAGCCAGATGGCCCCTGCCGATATCGAGCAGACGGCTGCCGAGATCGAGGTCAAGGGTGCCGACGGCAAGGCCTATGGCATGCGGGCGAACGGCTCCGTCCTCATGTTCGACGGCTTCCTCAAGGTCTACGAGGAAGGCCGCGACGACCGCGTTCTTACGATCCCAAAGGGCAAGGATGATCCGGCCGACGACGATAGCGAGAATCGCCGTCTTCCGGCGCTCGCCGTTGGCGATCAGCTAAAAGATAAAGAAGTCAGCGCCGACCAGCACTTCACGCAGCCCCCGCCCCGCTTCTCGGAAGCGACGCTGGTGAAGCGGATGGAAGAGCTCGGCATCGGCCGGCCGTCGACCTATGCGTCGACGATGGCCGTGCTCGTCGACCGTGATTACGTCCGCATTGAAAAGAAGCGTCTCGTCCCCGAGGACAAAGGACGCCTCGTCATCGCGTTCCTCGAAAGTTTCTTCAAGAAATACGTCGAATTCGACTTCACAGCCGAGCTCGAGGAAAAACTCGATCTCATCTCCAACAACGAACTTGCCTACAAGGACGTGCTGCGTGACTTCTGGCGCGACTTCATGGCGGCCGTCGGAGAGATCAAGGATCTTCGCGTCGGCGACGTTCTCGAAGCGTTGAACGAAATGCTTGGGCCGCACGTCTTCCCCGACAAAGGAGACGGCAGCGATCCGCGCCTTTGCCCGAAGTGCGGATCAGGACGCCTGAGCCTCAAGATTTCCGGCAAGTACGGCGCCTTCATCGGCTGCGGAAACTATCCGGAGTGCAACTATACGCGGCAGCTGACCCAGTCCGCCGACGGCGACGCGAACGCGCTCGACGGCAAGGTCCTCGGATATAATGACGAAGGCGTTGCGGTCACGCTGCGTACCGGCCGGTTCGGACCCTATATCCAGCTCGGCGAGGCGGCAGGCGACGAGAAGCCGAAGCGATCGAGCATCCCGAAGGGCATCGACGCAGCGACCCTTGATTTCGAAAAGGCTCTGCAGCTCCTGTCGCTTCCGCGCGAAGTAGGTCAGCATCCCGACGAAGGCGGCGCGATCACCGCAGGTCTCGGCCGGTTCGGGCCGTTCATTGTCCACGAGAACGACGGAGCCAAAACCTACGTCAATCTCGAAAGCATCGAGGACGTATTGACCATCGGCCTCAACCGGGCCGTCACGCTGATTGCTGAAAAGCGCGCAGGCGGCGGCAAGAGCCGCTTCCAGCGGAACGCACCGAAGGTTCTGAAAGATCTCGGCGCGCATCCGAGCGAAGGCGGCGCTGTGCAAGTGCTCGAGGGCCGTTACGGGCCCTACGTCACGCACAACAAAGTCAACGCCACGGTGCCGCGCGCGAAGGACCCGGCATCCCTCACGATGGATGAGGCGGTGTCGCTTCTGGCCGAGCGCGTCGCCAACGGCGGCGGCAAGAAGTCGAAGCCGGCACGCGCCGCGAAGCCGAAGGCGACGAAAGCGGCAAAGCCGGATAAAGCAGAATCGGCGGCGCCCGTTGAACGCAAGGCTGCCAAGCCTGCGGCTGCAAAGAAACCCGCAGCTGCAAAAAAACCGGCGAAAGCCGCCGCTCCCGCAAAGAAACTCGCTAGGGCTAAGGCCTGA
- the rpmG gene encoding 50S ribosomal protein L33, whose amino-acid sequence MAKPVTQKIKLLSSAGTGFFYVTKKNPRTSTEKLVFKKYDPVVRKHVEFKETKIK is encoded by the coding sequence ATGGCGAAACCCGTTACACAAAAAATCAAATTGCTCTCGTCTGCCGGCACCGGCTTCTTCTACGTCACGAAGAAGAACCCGCGCACGTCGACCGAAAAGCTCGTATTCAAGAAGTACGATCCGGTCGTGCGCAAGCACGTGGAATTCAAGGAAACCAAGATCAAGTAG
- a CDS encoding NUDIX hydrolase translates to MSETSSDQLTETPIRDAACLVVVDTSGPEPTLLMGRRHASQIFLPDKWVFPGGRVEEDDRALADRFAGAFMPANLAHAIKPFALAAVRELCEETGLVIGTKSLFVHQSAAWEAFAASGHSPSPAELLPFARAITPPGRVRRYDTWFFVAKANAVSGNFTPPDGELLDLGWFTISKAADLDLPRITKHVLDDVAALLRDDPELIGTREFLPFYYSAGSAYRRDLISCKVAPPPP, encoded by the coding sequence ATGTCTGAAACATCGAGCGACCAACTGACTGAGACGCCGATCCGCGACGCAGCGTGCCTCGTCGTCGTCGACACGTCGGGGCCTGAACCCACACTTCTGATGGGACGCCGCCACGCCAGCCAAATCTTTCTCCCCGACAAATGGGTTTTTCCCGGCGGTCGCGTGGAGGAAGACGATCGGGCACTCGCCGATCGGTTCGCGGGCGCTTTCATGCCGGCGAACCTGGCACACGCAATCAAGCCCTTCGCGCTGGCAGCCGTTCGCGAACTCTGTGAGGAAACCGGTCTTGTTATTGGCACGAAGAGCCTATTCGTGCATCAGAGCGCGGCCTGGGAGGCTTTTGCAGCCTCAGGGCATAGCCCATCCCCCGCCGAGCTGCTGCCGTTTGCGCGCGCCATTACGCCGCCCGGACGCGTCCGCCGCTACGACACTTGGTTTTTCGTGGCGAAGGCGAATGCCGTCTCTGGGAATTTTACGCCGCCCGACGGCGAGCTGCTCGATCTGGGTTGGTTTACCATTTCGAAGGCCGCCGATCTTGACCTGCCGCGAATCACCAAACATGTGCTCGACGACGTCGCAGCGCTTCTTCGGGACGATCCGGAATTGATCGGCACACGCGAATTCCTGCCGTTCTATTATTCGGCCGGATCCGCCTATCGTCGCGATCTAATATCCTGTAAAGTCGCACCTCCGCCGCCTTGA
- the rnr gene encoding ribonuclease R, with protein sequence MARKSKVTRAPANGGLPSKEQILDFLNSAQGKAGKREIARAFGVGGGARIALKRLLAEMSEEGTLAGDKKHMREKGKLPPTTTLEVTGRDKDGDLIAKPLHWEEDDGKRPIVRMLTGHGRDVEIGIGDHVLARLEKLPRGSGAASYEATPIKKLPREKRRLLGIYRASNRGGGTIEPIDRKELKSWQILPDDTGGASDGDLVRFQLNRRGRFATPRAEIVESLGNPDDQRKISLIAIHAHGIPEDFPESVIQECETLLAPTMKGRTDLRDIQLLTIDPMDARDHDDAVHAAPDTDGKNSGGFVVTVAIADVAHYIRPGSKLDREAQLRGNSVYFPDRVVPMLPEKISNDLCSLRELEERPTLAVRMVFDKHGEKRSHTFLRAMMKSAAKLSYQEAQAAIDGDPSEKCQPLMETALKPLWAAYEAVAKARDKRGPLDLDLPERKILLNAEGKVDRVVTPQRLEAHRLIEEFMIQANVAAAETLEEKRLPLVYRVHDAPSPEKLKGLRDFLETLDMKVPHAGALKPEAFNRVLEQAKDLPVPDLINEVILRSQSQAEYNPKNIGHFGLNLVRYAHFTSPIRRYADLIVHRALIRALGLGSDGLSDDEIPRLASIAKAISDTERRAMSAERETTDRLIAAHLADKVGATFHGRIAGVTRSGLFVKLKDTGADGYIPISSLGNDYYHHVEAAHALVGARSGTGYRLGDTVEVRLLEAIPSAGALRFEMLTEPTKGNFASKTIGNRNARPRKSHKFRGRGR encoded by the coding sequence GTGGCCCGCAAATCTAAAGTGACGCGAGCTCCTGCAAATGGCGGACTTCCGAGCAAAGAGCAGATCCTCGACTTTCTGAATTCCGCTCAGGGGAAGGCCGGAAAGCGCGAGATCGCGCGCGCCTTCGGCGTCGGTGGCGGCGCCCGCATCGCATTGAAGCGTCTGCTCGCCGAAATGTCGGAAGAAGGCACGCTCGCGGGCGACAAAAAGCACATGCGTGAGAAGGGCAAACTGCCGCCCACCACGACGCTTGAAGTCACCGGCCGCGACAAGGACGGCGATCTCATCGCCAAGCCGCTGCACTGGGAAGAAGACGACGGCAAGCGGCCGATCGTTCGCATGCTGACCGGTCACGGCCGCGACGTCGAGATCGGCATCGGCGATCACGTCCTGGCGCGCCTCGAAAAGCTCCCGCGCGGCAGCGGAGCCGCATCCTACGAAGCAACCCCGATCAAGAAGCTGCCGCGCGAGAAGCGCCGTCTTCTCGGAATCTACCGCGCATCGAACCGCGGTGGCGGCACCATCGAGCCGATCGATCGGAAAGAATTGAAGAGCTGGCAAATTCTGCCCGACGATACCGGCGGCGCCAGCGACGGCGATCTCGTTCGCTTCCAATTGAACCGCCGCGGACGGTTCGCAACGCCCCGCGCCGAGATCGTCGAAAGCCTTGGCAACCCCGACGATCAGCGAAAGATCTCGCTGATCGCCATTCATGCTCACGGCATCCCGGAAGATTTCCCCGAGTCGGTCATTCAGGAATGCGAGACGCTTCTGGCGCCGACCATGAAAGGCCGCACCGATCTTCGCGACATTCAACTCCTCACCATCGATCCGATGGATGCCCGCGATCATGACGACGCCGTGCACGCGGCGCCGGATACGGACGGAAAAAACTCAGGTGGCTTCGTCGTAACGGTCGCCATTGCCGACGTCGCTCATTACATCCGCCCCGGCTCGAAGCTCGACCGCGAAGCGCAACTCCGTGGCAACTCCGTCTATTTCCCTGACCGCGTCGTGCCGATGCTGCCGGAGAAAATATCGAACGATCTTTGTTCGCTACGTGAACTCGAAGAGCGCCCGACGCTCGCCGTCCGCATGGTGTTCGACAAGCACGGCGAGAAGCGCAGCCATACCTTCCTGCGCGCCATGATGAAATCGGCCGCCAAACTTTCGTATCAGGAAGCGCAGGCCGCCATCGACGGCGACCCGTCGGAAAAATGCCAGCCTCTCATGGAGACCGCGCTGAAGCCGCTGTGGGCGGCTTACGAAGCCGTCGCCAAGGCGCGCGACAAGCGTGGGCCTCTCGACCTCGATTTGCCAGAGCGCAAAATCCTTCTCAATGCCGAAGGCAAAGTCGATCGGGTCGTGACGCCTCAGCGATTAGAGGCGCATCGCCTGATCGAAGAGTTCATGATCCAGGCGAACGTTGCAGCCGCCGAGACGCTCGAGGAAAAACGCCTCCCGCTCGTCTATCGCGTCCATGACGCGCCGAGCCCCGAGAAACTGAAGGGCCTCAGGGACTTTCTCGAAACGCTCGACATGAAAGTCCCGCACGCCGGTGCGCTGAAGCCGGAAGCTTTCAATCGCGTCCTCGAGCAGGCGAAGGATCTGCCCGTTCCCGATCTCATCAACGAAGTGATCCTCCGCTCGCAATCGCAGGCCGAATACAATCCGAAGAACATCGGGCATTTCGGTCTGAACCTCGTCCGCTACGCGCACTTCACATCTCCGATCCGCCGCTATGCCGATTTGATCGTGCATCGCGCACTGATCCGCGCGCTCGGTCTCGGTTCCGATGGACTGAGCGACGACGAAATCCCGCGCCTCGCGAGCATCGCGAAGGCAATCTCGGATACCGAGCGTCGCGCCATGTCCGCCGAGCGTGAAACGACCGATCGTCTGATCGCCGCTCACCTTGCCGACAAGGTCGGCGCGACGTTCCATGGCCGCATCGCCGGCGTCACGCGGTCCGGTCTCTTCGTGAAACTCAAGGATACCGGAGCCGACGGCTACATTCCGATTTCCAGTCTCGGCAACGATTACTACCACCACGTCGAGGCGGCTCACGCTTTGGTCGGCGCCCGTTCCGGTACAGGCTATCGGCTCGGCGATACGGTCGAGGTTCGACTGCTGGAGGCAATCCCCTCCGCCGGTGCGCTACGATTTGAAATGCTGACCGAGCCGACCAAGGGAAATTTCGCCTCGAAGACGATCGGCAATCGCAACGCTCGACCGCGAAAGTCGCACAAATTCCGGGGCCGGGGTCGATAA
- a CDS encoding dihydroorotase has protein sequence MRKPIEKPKSLGTATVFINARLVDPASNRDEPGGLLVKDGMIVDLGAHLRRNAPEGANVIDCKGNVLAPGLIDTQVFTGEPGYEHRETLKTASHAAAAGGVTTIVVMPDTNPVIDQVALVDFIQRRARDNALVHVQTMAAMTKGLQGEEMTEIGLLKRAGAIGFSNGKSSVINTRVMRNILSYAKDFNALVVHHTEDPYLSSGSMNSGEVASRLGLPGISKIAETIMLERDVRLVEMTGGRYHAATISCQESLDVVKSAKAKKLPVSCGVSINHLTLNENDIGPYRTFFKMRPPLRKEEDRVAMVQGVANGDIDVIVSSHDPQDADTKRRPFAEAADGAVGLETLLSAALRLVHSGDITLSAMLKAMTINPARLLGLHSGRLAKGSIADLVLFDPGEPWVVDKDRLRSRSKNTPFDEAKMQGRVLRTMVAGQTVYEYAGVERT, from the coding sequence ATGAGAAAGCCGATCGAAAAGCCGAAGAGCCTCGGCACCGCCACTGTCTTCATCAACGCCCGCCTCGTCGATCCGGCTTCGAACCGCGATGAGCCTGGCGGACTTCTCGTCAAAGACGGCATGATCGTCGACCTCGGCGCACATCTGAGGCGCAACGCTCCAGAAGGGGCGAACGTGATCGATTGCAAAGGCAATGTCTTGGCGCCCGGCCTGATCGACACGCAGGTCTTCACGGGCGAACCCGGCTACGAGCACCGCGAGACGCTCAAGACGGCAAGTCATGCCGCCGCGGCCGGTGGCGTCACCACGATCGTCGTCATGCCCGACACGAACCCGGTGATCGACCAGGTCGCGCTCGTCGATTTCATCCAGCGCCGCGCCCGCGACAACGCCCTGGTGCACGTCCAGACAATGGCTGCAATGACGAAGGGCCTGCAGGGCGAGGAAATGACCGAGATCGGTCTTCTGAAGCGCGCGGGAGCGATCGGGTTTTCGAACGGCAAATCGAGTGTCATCAATACCCGCGTCATGCGCAATATCCTGAGCTACGCCAAGGACTTCAACGCACTCGTCGTCCACCACACGGAGGACCCTTACCTCTCCAGCGGCTCTATGAACTCAGGCGAAGTCGCCTCCCGCCTCGGACTGCCCGGCATATCCAAAATCGCCGAGACGATCATGCTGGAACGGGACGTTCGCCTCGTCGAAATGACAGGCGGCCGCTACCACGCCGCAACGATCAGCTGTCAGGAAAGCCTCGATGTCGTCAAAAGCGCCAAGGCGAAAAAGCTGCCCGTCAGTTGCGGTGTCTCGATCAATCACCTGACACTCAATGAAAACGATATCGGGCCGTATCGCACATTCTTCAAAATGCGTCCTCCGTTGCGCAAGGAAGAAGATCGCGTCGCGATGGTGCAGGGGGTCGCCAACGGCGATATCGACGTCATCGTATCGAGCCATGACCCGCAGGACGCCGACACCAAGCGCCGTCCATTCGCCGAAGCCGCAGATGGCGCCGTCGGACTCGAAACGCTGCTTTCCGCAGCGCTTCGCCTCGTCCATTCCGGAGACATCACGCTCTCGGCAATGCTGAAAGCGATGACCATCAATCCTGCACGGCTCTTGGGGTTGCACTCGGGGCGCCTCGCTAAGGGCTCCATCGCCGATCTGGTGTTGTTCGATCCGGGCGAACCTTGGGTCGTCGACAAGGACCGCCTGCGGTCCCGTTCGAAGAACACACCCTTCGACGAAGCCAAAATGCAGGGACGCGTGCTGAGGACGATGGTTGCCGGGCAAACGGTCTACGAATACGCTGGCGTCGAACGCACGTAG